A single region of the Deinococcus seoulensis genome encodes:
- a CDS encoding ParB/RepB/Spo0J family partition protein, producing MTRKTRPVIGSRLSGLVAGVDTLGQPATTSLSTALLDPGEFQPRYYFNPDALEDLTRSVREQGVLQPLLVRPTPGGRYEIVAGERRWRAARQAGLSEVPVLIRTLSDSEARLAAAVENLQREDLNVMEEVRAKLQVAAVTLGVHEDSAVARLFALDRHPESDPDLIGKLDAAFGALGRESWRSFIRNRAALLNLPEELQEAVRTGLDYRKALVIGRAPTAEQRERMLEAAANGATVVALRQLLSGPDQPGPDVFSTVARQLRDRKGLARLEPRQRARAEKLLLQLSELLSGEGSDTSD from the coding sequence ATGACCCGCAAGACCCGCCCGGTGATCGGATCGCGCCTGAGTGGACTGGTCGCAGGTGTGGACACCCTGGGTCAGCCCGCCACGACCAGCCTCAGTACCGCGCTGCTGGACCCGGGTGAATTCCAGCCCCGCTATTACTTCAACCCGGACGCGCTGGAGGACCTGACCCGCAGTGTCCGCGAGCAGGGCGTGCTGCAACCGTTGCTGGTGCGCCCCACGCCCGGCGGCCGCTACGAGATCGTGGCGGGGGAGCGCCGCTGGCGGGCCGCGCGTCAGGCCGGACTGAGCGAGGTGCCGGTCCTGATCCGCACCCTGAGTGACAGTGAAGCCCGGCTGGCCGCCGCCGTCGAGAACCTGCAACGCGAGGACCTGAACGTCATGGAGGAAGTCCGCGCGAAACTCCAGGTGGCCGCCGTGACCCTGGGCGTCCACGAGGACAGCGCCGTGGCGCGCCTGTTCGCGCTGGACCGCCACCCCGAGAGCGACCCTGACCTGATCGGGAAACTCGACGCGGCGTTCGGGGCGCTCGGCCGGGAATCGTGGCGCAGTTTCATCCGGAACCGCGCGGCCCTGCTGAACCTCCCGGAGGAACTGCAGGAGGCCGTGAGGACTGGCCTGGACTACCGCAAGGCGCTGGTCATCGGCCGCGCCCCCACCGCCGAGCAGCGCGAGCGGATGCTCGAAGCCGCCGCGAACGGCGCGACCGTGGTGGCCCTGCGGCAACTGCTGAGCGGCCCGGATCAGCCGGGGCCGGACGTGTTCAGCACGGTCGCCCGCCAGTTGCGGGACCGTAAGGGACTGGCGCGCCTGGAACCCCGGCAGCGGGCCAGGGCCGAGAAGTTGCTTCTGCAACTCAGTGAACTGCTGTCCGGCGAGGGCAGCGACACGTCAGACTGA
- a CDS encoding ParA family protein, with protein MRTLTLFNHAGGVMKSSLTRDVGHTLAQAGQRVLLVDLDPQANLTDWLGVTGVTRDQTVYDTATRGDPLPSPVHVHGLDLIPSDVSLALAEGQMMGVVGAHLHLRQALASWSDRYDAVLIDSPPSLGQLSILGALAADHLIVPVPTRQKGMNALAGLSEAMATYRKLRPDLTVALYVPTLYDSRRSHDREAYAALRELLNPLASPIADRGAVWNDSASAGQPVGVYAPGSPVHRDVLRATAEIAQAAGLNVQIEGAQA; from the coding sequence ATGCGCACCCTGACGCTCTTCAACCATGCCGGTGGGGTCATGAAATCCAGCCTGACCCGCGACGTCGGCCACACCCTGGCCCAGGCCGGACAGCGGGTCCTGCTGGTCGATCTGGACCCACAGGCAAACCTGACCGACTGGCTGGGCGTGACCGGCGTCACCCGCGATCAGACCGTGTACGACACCGCCACGCGCGGCGACCCTCTTCCCTCCCCCGTTCACGTTCACGGCCTGGACCTGATTCCCAGCGACGTTTCCCTGGCCCTGGCCGAGGGTCAGATGATGGGCGTGGTCGGCGCGCACCTGCACCTGCGTCAGGCCCTGGCCTCCTGGAGTGACCGTTACGACGCCGTCCTGATCGACAGTCCGCCCAGCCTGGGGCAACTGTCCATCCTGGGCGCGCTGGCCGCCGATCACCTGATCGTGCCGGTCCCCACCCGCCAGAAGGGCATGAACGCCCTGGCAGGCCTGAGCGAGGCCATGGCCACCTACCGCAAGCTCCGCCCGGACCTGACGGTCGCGCTGTACGTGCCGACCCTGTACGACTCGCGCCGCTCTCATGACCGCGAGGCCTACGCGGCCCTGCGGGAACTGCTGAACCCGCTCGCCAGTCCCATCGCGGACCGCGGCGCGGTCTGGAACGACAGTGCCAGCGCCGGACAGCCGGTCGGCGTGTACGCGCCCGGCTCGCCCGTGCACCGGGACGTGCTGCGCGCCACCGCCGAGATCGCGCAGGCCGCCGGACTGAACGTGCAGATCGAAGGAGCGCAGGCATGA